A single window of Streptomyces cathayae DNA harbors:
- a CDS encoding zinc-ribbon domain-containing protein, which translates to MIIFGTKGYLYQLAMLTLVCTRCGNPSAHALRKRITKFTLFFVPLFPVSTKYSTQCTFCGAESKLSQEQAEQLQAQDAGGPGGQPYGQPPQQHQQPYRP; encoded by the coding sequence ATGATCATCTTCGGCACCAAGGGGTATCTGTACCAGCTCGCGATGCTGACCCTGGTGTGCACCCGGTGCGGGAATCCCTCCGCGCACGCGCTCAGGAAGCGGATCACGAAGTTCACCCTGTTCTTCGTTCCGCTGTTCCCGGTCTCGACGAAGTACTCGACCCAGTGCACCTTCTGCGGCGCGGAGTCGAAGCTCTCCCAGGAGCAGGCCGAACAGTTGCAGGCGCAGGACGCGGGCGGTCCCGGCGGGCAGCCGTACGGGCAGCCGCCCCAGCAGCACCAGCAGCCGTACCGGCCGTGA
- a CDS encoding DUF4407 domain-containing protein, which produces MTDFLTDHVTAPGTADGQGTDDAAARTPHGRGTTRTTGDWDLARTTRSPFGFDVARRLRALTGVDEELLARVRYERSKYTALGGVVLGTSVIAAFSMWNFATEALGRVSLVALVPTVIWMLFVLNLDRWLVTPQPNARRRVGPLLTRLLIALMLGAVIAEPLVLRIFQTAIEEHVADERTDAIDRLRTNLVRCNPVPSTTQTVTPEGCDRTYVLSFGETPGERAEELTALRSDAATLQKRVDRDTTRLEAIDSEVRDECRRLVRIAATGLYQRTSECLRLRDKAQDYRTTHRTDENEKRLARMNSRISEIEAEQTVSRGDFLEARAEGIEQRLDQERAKQKEIGVLERMRALDQLAAGNPVLFVGIWLVRLLFVFLDVLPVLVKYLSGESAYDRMLTSASNSAVKLHDEEVRFAERRAMANLEIAQDTIEQEVRRHRAESEATFREHTAAMNIRVRQAVNSLEDEIRRSSTV; this is translated from the coding sequence TTGACTGACTTCCTGACGGATCATGTGACGGCCCCTGGCACGGCGGACGGCCAGGGCACGGACGATGCCGCTGCGCGTACTCCACATGGCCGGGGCACCACCCGCACCACCGGTGACTGGGACCTTGCCCGTACCACCCGCAGTCCCTTCGGCTTCGACGTCGCACGACGGCTGCGTGCCCTGACCGGCGTCGACGAGGAACTGCTGGCCAGGGTCAGGTACGAGCGGAGCAAGTACACGGCCCTCGGCGGGGTGGTGCTCGGAACCTCCGTCATCGCGGCGTTCTCCATGTGGAACTTCGCGACCGAGGCACTCGGCAGGGTCTCCCTCGTGGCCCTCGTCCCGACGGTCATCTGGATGCTGTTCGTACTCAACCTCGACCGCTGGCTGGTCACTCCACAGCCGAACGCGCGACGACGGGTCGGCCCTCTCCTCACGCGCCTGCTGATCGCCCTGATGCTCGGCGCGGTGATCGCCGAGCCCCTGGTGCTGCGCATCTTCCAGACGGCCATCGAAGAACACGTCGCCGACGAACGCACGGACGCGATAGACCGGTTGCGCACGAACCTGGTCCGCTGCAACCCCGTGCCCTCCACGACGCAGACCGTCACCCCGGAGGGCTGCGACAGGACGTACGTCCTCTCCTTCGGTGAGACGCCCGGCGAACGGGCCGAGGAACTGACCGCCTTGCGCTCGGACGCTGCCACTCTGCAGAAGCGAGTGGACCGGGATACGACCAGGCTGGAGGCCATCGATTCCGAGGTACGGGACGAGTGCCGCCGACTGGTCCGTATAGCCGCCACCGGGTTGTATCAGCGGACGTCCGAGTGCTTGCGCCTGCGCGACAAGGCCCAGGACTACCGGACGACCCACCGTACCGATGAGAACGAGAAGCGACTGGCCCGCATGAACAGCCGCATCTCGGAGATCGAGGCCGAACAGACCGTGTCACGCGGCGACTTCCTTGAGGCCCGGGCCGAGGGCATCGAGCAACGGCTGGACCAGGAACGCGCCAAGCAGAAGGAGATCGGTGTCCTGGAGCGGATGAGGGCACTTGATCAACTCGCGGCCGGGAACCCGGTGCTGTTCGTGGGCATCTGGCTCGTCCGCCTGCTGTTCGTCTTCCTCGACGTACTCCCCGTGCTGGTGAAGTACCTGAGCGGCGAGTCCGCGTATGACCGGATGCTCACCAGCGCGAGCAACAGCGCGGTCAAGCTCCACGACGAGGAAGTCCGGTTCGCCGAGCGTCGGGCCATGGCGAACCTCGAGATCGCCCAGGACACCATCGAACAGGAGGTCCGGCGTCACCGAGCCGAGTCGGAGGCGACGTTCCGGGAGCACACGGCAGCGATGAACATCCGGGTCCGGCAGGCGGTGAACTCGCTGGAGGACGAGATCCGCCGCTCGTCGACGGTCTGA
- a CDS encoding Sec-independent protein translocase subunit TatA/TatB — translation MFGLSELAIILIVVIAVLGAKKLPELARSAGKSARILKAEARAAKEEERVEQAREQGRQPEAPRVIQGEAVTRDTAADGRP, via the coding sequence ATGTTCGGGTTGAGCGAACTCGCGATCATCCTCATCGTCGTCATCGCCGTTCTCGGTGCGAAGAAGCTGCCCGAGCTGGCCCGCTCGGCCGGCAAGTCCGCCCGCATCCTCAAGGCCGAGGCCCGTGCGGCCAAGGAGGAGGAGCGGGTCGAGCAGGCGCGGGAGCAGGGCCGGCAGCCGGAGGCCCCTCGCGTCATCCAGGGCGAGGCCGTCACCCGGGACACGGCCGCCGACGGCCGCCCCTGA
- a CDS encoding cation:proton antiporter: MSQWSVVVAGGVVVGYGALSRRLSTTVLSGPLVFVVCGLAIGPPGLDLLNADRDPEVVRTLLESALVLVLFTDAAAIRIEDLRREGFLPLRLLVVGLPLTMVLGWLVAWPLLPGLGVWELALVGVILAPTDAALGQQAFSNERVPALVRGGLGVESGLNDGLVLPFFVLALAAAGEAEGHPGVVVTFLRALLLSGAIGLAAGWAGADVLRRSVARDWSTPAWRQFLTLAVPVITYALCTAVEGSGFIGAWVAGLAFGSRLRGAPSGHVARAEGPGAAQSAKFSERLGLLLASVSFLVFGAVILGPALQHLTWRMVAYALISLTAVRMLPVALAMAGTGLRAASVAYIGWFGPRGLASLVFGLLAFEEHLPGTTQLNGVIAVTVGLSVLLHGATAPFLGNRYGDWFTRTLRTEPGLRENALSADNAPGARGPHSP, encoded by the coding sequence ATGAGCCAGTGGAGTGTGGTGGTGGCCGGTGGCGTGGTCGTCGGCTACGGGGCGCTCTCGCGGCGGCTGTCGACGACGGTGCTGTCCGGGCCCCTGGTGTTCGTCGTGTGCGGGCTGGCGATCGGGCCTCCGGGCCTGGACCTGCTGAACGCGGACCGGGATCCGGAGGTCGTCCGGACGCTGCTGGAGAGCGCGCTCGTCCTTGTGCTGTTCACGGACGCGGCGGCGATCAGGATCGAGGACCTGCGCAGGGAGGGGTTCCTGCCGTTGCGGCTGCTCGTGGTCGGGCTGCCCCTCACGATGGTGCTGGGGTGGCTGGTGGCCTGGCCCCTCCTGCCCGGTCTGGGGGTGTGGGAGCTGGCACTGGTCGGCGTCATCCTGGCCCCGACGGATGCCGCGCTCGGACAGCAGGCTTTCTCCAACGAGCGGGTGCCGGCGCTGGTCCGAGGCGGCCTGGGCGTCGAATCGGGTCTGAACGACGGTCTGGTGCTCCCGTTCTTCGTGCTGGCGCTGGCGGCGGCGGGTGAGGCGGAGGGGCATCCGGGGGTCGTCGTGACGTTTCTGCGTGCGCTGCTGCTGAGCGGTGCGATCGGACTCGCCGCCGGTTGGGCCGGGGCGGACGTGTTGCGCCGGTCGGTCGCCCGGGACTGGAGCACTCCCGCATGGCGGCAGTTCCTGACACTCGCCGTTCCCGTGATCACCTACGCGCTGTGTACCGCGGTCGAAGGCAGCGGCTTCATCGGCGCCTGGGTCGCCGGTCTGGCCTTCGGAAGCCGGCTGCGTGGCGCGCCGTCAGGGCATGTCGCTCGTGCCGAAGGCCCGGGTGCCGCGCAGAGCGCGAAGTTCAGCGAGCGGCTCGGGCTCCTGCTCGCCTCGGTGAGCTTCCTGGTCTTCGGCGCGGTCATCCTGGGGCCGGCCCTTCAGCACCTGACGTGGCGGATGGTGGCCTACGCGCTGATCAGCCTGACCGCGGTCCGGATGCTGCCGGTCGCCCTGGCCATGGCCGGCACCGGTCTGCGGGCCGCATCCGTCGCCTACATCGGGTGGTTCGGTCCACGCGGGCTCGCCTCCCTGGTCTTCGGCCTGCTGGCCTTCGAGGAGCACCTGCCCGGGACGACGCAGCTGAACGGCGTCATCGCCGTGACCGTGGGGCTGAGCGTTCTCCTCCACGGCGCCACGGCCCCGTTTCTGGGAAACCGCTACGGCGACTGGTTCACCAGGACGCTCCGTACCGAACCGGGCCTGCGGGAGAACGCCCTCAGCGCCGACAACGCCCCGGGCGCGCGAGGCCCCCACAGCCCTTGA
- a CDS encoding Pycsar system effector family protein, whose translation MTTPGDDADMAPDIDTAAERRTEVARVLLTEVREELMRADNKAGLMLASLGAALTALLGAIGSGVVAPRQYAVVPQLLLWVGCAACVPALVLLGLALTPRLGNPRYSRTHYFGDVRLAVSAAHLERTVHRTDLMSRDLSQLATLSRIVWTKYRCIRHALAWGTVFCTLTLLGIVTGASAY comes from the coding sequence ATGACCACACCCGGAGACGACGCCGACATGGCCCCGGACATCGACACCGCAGCCGAGCGGAGGACGGAAGTCGCCAGGGTCCTGCTGACCGAGGTCCGTGAGGAGCTCATGAGGGCCGACAACAAGGCCGGCCTCATGCTGGCGTCCCTGGGCGCAGCCCTGACCGCCCTGCTCGGCGCGATCGGCAGCGGCGTCGTCGCCCCACGGCAGTACGCCGTCGTCCCGCAGCTCCTCCTCTGGGTGGGCTGCGCCGCCTGCGTACCGGCACTCGTCCTGCTGGGCCTGGCCCTGACTCCACGGCTCGGGAACCCCCGCTACTCCCGTACCCACTACTTCGGCGACGTGAGGCTCGCGGTGTCGGCCGCGCATCTGGAACGAACGGTCCACCGCACCGACCTCATGTCCCGGGACCTGAGCCAACTGGCGACCCTGTCCCGGATCGTCTGGACCAAATATCGCTGCATACGCCACGCACTGGCCTGGGGCACGGTCTTCTGCACGCTCACGCTGCTGGGCATAGTGACGGGAGCGTCGGCTTACTGA
- a CDS encoding heavy metal translocating P-type ATPase — protein MPPTLTERPAPAATAPPDAAPRRRTRLLALPEVRWAAAATVLFLLALPLQLTGAPAWTWGVLYALAYLAGGWEPALAGLRALRERTLDVDLLMIVAALGAAAVGQVMDGALLIVIFATSGALEALATARTADSVRGLLDLAPATATRLRADGADGAEETVPTADLAVGDTVLVRPGERIGADGRVLNGASEVDQATITGEPLPVAKEPGDEVFAGTLNGTGALRVEVERDASDSVIARIVQMVEEASETKAPTQLFIEKVEQRYSVGMVVATLAVFAVPLAFGAALTDSLLRAMTFMIVASPCAVVLATMPPLLSAIANAGRHGVLVKSAVVMERLGQVDAVALDKTGTLTEGTPRVTDVRPLPGSGGGEAELLVLAAAAEHPSEHPLARAVVDAARARGLALPVAEDFTSTPGVGVTATVDGRKIAVGVPARLLSGAEDAHTAVAADLEDGGRTAVLVVADGAPVGVLGIADRLRPDATATVASLTALTGHAPTLVTGDNPRAAARLAAEVGITDVRAGLLPQDKVAAVRELEQAGRRLLVVGDGVNDAPALAAAHTGIAMGRAGSDLALETADAVIVRDELATVPAVVALSRRARRLVVQNLVIAGVFISVLVVWDLAGTLPLPLGVLGHEGSTVIVALNGLRLLRESAWTRAREESLR, from the coding sequence ATGCCTCCCACCCTGACCGAGCGGCCCGCGCCCGCCGCGACCGCGCCCCCGGACGCCGCCCCGCGGCGGCGGACCCGGCTCCTCGCGCTGCCCGAGGTCCGCTGGGCCGCAGCGGCCACGGTGCTGTTCCTGCTCGCGCTCCCGCTGCAGCTGACCGGCGCGCCCGCCTGGACCTGGGGCGTGCTGTACGCGCTCGCCTACCTCGCCGGAGGCTGGGAGCCCGCGCTGGCCGGACTGCGGGCGCTGCGGGAGAGGACCCTCGACGTCGACCTGCTGATGATCGTCGCGGCGCTGGGTGCGGCAGCCGTGGGCCAGGTGATGGACGGTGCCCTGCTGATCGTCATCTTCGCCACCTCCGGCGCCCTGGAGGCCCTCGCCACCGCGCGCACCGCCGACTCGGTGCGCGGCCTGCTCGACCTCGCCCCGGCCACCGCGACCCGGCTGCGCGCCGACGGCGCCGACGGCGCCGAGGAGACCGTGCCCACCGCCGACCTCGCCGTCGGCGACACGGTCCTGGTGCGGCCCGGCGAGCGGATCGGCGCCGACGGCCGGGTGCTGAACGGGGCGAGCGAGGTGGACCAGGCCACCATCACCGGCGAACCGCTGCCCGTCGCGAAGGAGCCCGGCGACGAGGTGTTCGCCGGCACCCTCAACGGCACCGGCGCACTCCGCGTGGAGGTCGAGCGGGACGCCTCCGACTCGGTGATCGCCCGGATCGTTCAGATGGTCGAGGAGGCGTCCGAGACCAAGGCGCCGACCCAGTTGTTCATCGAGAAGGTCGAACAGCGCTACTCGGTCGGCATGGTGGTGGCCACGCTGGCCGTGTTCGCAGTGCCGCTCGCCTTCGGCGCAGCGCTGACCGACTCGCTGCTGCGGGCCATGACCTTCATGATCGTCGCTTCGCCGTGCGCGGTGGTGCTGGCGACCATGCCGCCCCTGCTGTCGGCGATCGCCAACGCCGGGCGGCACGGCGTGCTGGTGAAGTCCGCCGTGGTGATGGAGCGTCTGGGCCAGGTCGACGCGGTCGCCCTGGACAAGACCGGCACGCTCACCGAGGGCACGCCGCGCGTGACCGACGTCCGGCCGCTGCCCGGATCCGGTGGGGGCGAGGCGGAACTGCTGGTCCTCGCCGCGGCGGCCGAGCACCCCAGCGAGCACCCGCTGGCCCGCGCCGTCGTGGACGCCGCCCGCGCCCGCGGTCTCGCCCTGCCCGTCGCGGAGGACTTCACGTCCACGCCCGGCGTCGGAGTCACCGCCACCGTCGACGGCCGCAAGATCGCGGTCGGCGTCCCCGCCCGGCTGCTGTCCGGCGCCGAGGACGCGCACACCGCCGTCGCCGCCGACCTGGAGGACGGCGGGCGCACCGCGGTCCTGGTGGTGGCCGACGGCGCGCCGGTGGGAGTCCTGGGCATCGCCGACCGACTGCGGCCGGACGCCACCGCCACCGTCGCCTCGCTCACCGCGCTCACCGGCCACGCGCCGACGCTGGTCACCGGCGACAACCCCCGTGCCGCCGCCCGCCTGGCCGCCGAGGTCGGCATCACCGACGTACGCGCCGGACTGCTGCCGCAGGACAAGGTGGCCGCGGTCAGGGAACTGGAGCAGGCCGGCCGCAGGCTTCTGGTCGTGGGCGACGGCGTCAACGACGCGCCCGCCCTGGCCGCCGCCCACACCGGCATCGCCATGGGCCGGGCCGGCTCCGATCTGGCCCTGGAGACCGCCGACGCGGTGATCGTCCGTGACGAACTGGCCACCGTGCCCGCCGTGGTGGCCCTCTCCCGCCGGGCCCGCCGCCTGGTCGTGCAGAACCTGGTCATCGCCGGCGTGTTCATCTCCGTCCTGGTCGTATGGGACCTGGCCGGCACCCTGCCGCTGCCGCTCGGCGTCCTCGGCCACGAGGGCTCGACCGTCATCGTCGCCCTCAACGGCCTGCGGTTGCTGCGCGAGTCCGCCTGGACCCGGGCCCGCGAGGAGAGTCTCCGCTGA
- a CDS encoding BlaI/MecI/CopY family transcriptional regulator — MVEGDQGRGQRHRRRGQGELEALVLSALREAGGPATAGWVQERLGQDLAYTTVITILTRLLAKGAVTRERAGRSFAWTPAADHAGLAAHRMRRVLDAESDREAVLASFVTGLGPDDERLLRVLLGQPRGDGED, encoded by the coding sequence GTGGTCGAGGGCGATCAGGGGCGTGGTCAGCGTCACCGACGGCGGGGGCAGGGCGAGTTGGAGGCACTCGTGCTGTCGGCGCTCCGGGAGGCGGGCGGCCCGGCGACGGCCGGCTGGGTGCAGGAGCGTCTGGGCCAGGACCTGGCCTACACGACGGTCATCACGATCCTGACCAGGCTGCTGGCCAAGGGCGCGGTCACCCGTGAACGCGCGGGCCGCTCCTTCGCCTGGACGCCCGCCGCCGACCACGCCGGACTCGCGGCGCACCGGATGCGCAGGGTGCTGGACGCCGAGAGCGACCGGGAGGCGGTCCTGGCCAGCTTCGTCACCGGTCTGGGCCCGGACGACGAACGGCTGTTGCGGGTACTGCTGGGTCAGCCCCGGGGCGACGGGGAAGACTGA
- a CDS encoding M56 family metallopeptidase — MGVFVFLPLVLPLTAWPIARLAEQHLHPRTAARMLTWVAVVMAVCSTVCLCLVMVVGTATLPGNPLPDGWSDPEVRAAVPYDEVVGKAAIPALCAVLLVCARTLWRHVRARRRAHRALAGLPDTEVAVLPDGTPYAYALPGGGASRDRVVVTTALLDRLDSGERRALFAHERAHLTARHHRYLLAVRLAAHANPFLRPLRTAVAYAAERWADEEAARTVGDRRTVATAIGKAALASRSGPPPPAFAASGAPFAAPGPVPRRVAALLGPAPATGPWPTVFTSVGLAAWGAAAGTAMSAMSSANAAVTLFWILRTATAL, encoded by the coding sequence ATGGGGGTGTTCGTCTTCCTTCCGCTCGTTCTGCCGCTGACGGCTTGGCCGATCGCCCGGCTCGCCGAACAGCATCTGCACCCGCGGACCGCGGCCCGGATGCTGACCTGGGTCGCGGTGGTGATGGCGGTGTGCAGCACGGTGTGCCTGTGCCTGGTGATGGTGGTCGGCACCGCCACCCTGCCCGGCAACCCGCTGCCCGACGGCTGGTCGGACCCGGAGGTGCGGGCGGCGGTCCCCTACGACGAGGTCGTGGGCAAGGCGGCCATCCCGGCCCTGTGCGCGGTCCTGCTGGTCTGTGCGCGCACGCTGTGGCGGCACGTCCGCGCCCGCCGACGCGCCCACCGCGCCCTGGCCGGCCTGCCGGACACGGAGGTGGCGGTCCTTCCCGACGGCACCCCGTACGCGTACGCGCTCCCGGGCGGCGGAGCGAGCCGGGACCGGGTCGTGGTCACCACCGCTCTCCTCGACCGTCTGGACTCCGGCGAACGCCGTGCCCTGTTCGCCCACGAGCGCGCCCACCTGACCGCGCGCCATCACCGCTACCTGCTGGCCGTCCGGCTGGCCGCGCACGCCAACCCGTTCCTGCGCCCGCTGCGCACGGCGGTGGCGTACGCGGCGGAACGCTGGGCGGACGAGGAGGCGGCCCGTACGGTCGGCGACCGCCGTACCGTCGCCACCGCCATCGGCAAGGCGGCGCTCGCCTCCCGGTCCGGCCCGCCCCCGCCGGCGTTCGCGGCGTCCGGAGCGCCGTTCGCGGCGCCGGGACCGGTTCCCCGCCGGGTGGCCGCGCTGCTCGGCCCGGCTCCGGCCACGGGGCCCTGGCCGACGGTGTTCACCTCGGTGGGCCTGGCGGCCTGGGGAGCGGCCGCCGGTACGGCGATGTCGGCGATGTCCTCGGCCAACGCGGCCGTGACCCTGTTCTGGATCCTCCGCACGGCGACGGCGCTGTGA
- a CDS encoding DUF5615 family PIN-like protein: MKLLLDENVPRPMVEIVRILLTAHDVVHVHELAGWAGTKDIALYAKAKAEGFQAIITNDVKQLSRPMEVEAIARSGLHRIQYRQNNKHGGLVGLGTAIATVCAALPHALAELEEAEGQLLVSLTAVDPSRRSRLQVTDPAVEPPKHWPGR, encoded by the coding sequence TTGAAGCTGCTGCTCGACGAGAACGTCCCCAGGCCCATGGTCGAAATCGTGCGCATCCTGCTGACCGCGCACGACGTGGTGCACGTGCACGAACTGGCGGGTTGGGCCGGCACGAAGGACATCGCGCTGTACGCGAAAGCCAAAGCTGAAGGCTTCCAAGCGATCATCACCAACGATGTCAAGCAACTGAGCCGGCCCATGGAAGTCGAGGCGATCGCACGATCGGGGCTCCACCGCATCCAGTACCGCCAGAACAACAAGCACGGAGGTCTGGTCGGCCTCGGCACCGCCATAGCCACTGTATGTGCGGCGCTTCCGCATGCCCTGGCCGAGCTGGAGGAGGCAGAGGGGCAGTTGCTCGTTTCTCTTACGGCCGTCGATCCCTCCCGACGGAGCCGATTGCAGGTCACGGACCCCGCTGTTGAGCCGCCGAAGCACTGGCCAGGTCGCTGA
- a CDS encoding Crp/Fnr family transcriptional regulator — MAYPPHRALLQQGDESRHVLLLTSGVVKIVASAESGYDMLLAVRIAGDLVGEMAAFEERPRSGTVVACSDVTARIIQVRALETFLSDRPDAMRAILHMLCARLRWANRRRIDFQAYDSLTRLARVLAELCQAYAQPEPDSDGKRCDLGVTLTQKELASLAGLKLNTAEKSLAALTAQGLVERSYRTITICDVPKLLEFAKVAADNPY; from the coding sequence ATGGCCTATCCGCCGCATCGTGCTCTGCTCCAGCAGGGCGACGAGAGCCGACACGTCCTGTTGCTCACGAGCGGTGTCGTGAAGATCGTCGCCAGTGCGGAGAGCGGTTACGACATGCTGCTCGCCGTCCGCATAGCAGGTGACCTGGTCGGTGAGATGGCGGCCTTCGAGGAGCGCCCCAGGTCCGGCACGGTGGTCGCGTGCAGTGACGTGACCGCGCGGATCATCCAGGTGCGGGCGCTGGAGACCTTCCTCTCCGACCGTCCGGACGCCATGCGGGCCATCCTCCACATGCTGTGCGCCCGGCTGCGCTGGGCCAACCGGCGCCGGATCGACTTCCAGGCCTACGACTCGCTGACCCGGCTGGCCCGGGTCCTGGCCGAGTTGTGCCAGGCCTATGCCCAGCCCGAGCCGGACAGCGACGGCAAGCGGTGCGACCTCGGCGTGACGCTGACACAAAAGGAACTCGCGTCGCTGGCCGGCCTGAAACTGAACACGGCCGAAAAGAGCCTGGCCGCACTGACAGCTCAGGGACTGGTGGAACGCAGTTACCGGACCATAACCATCTGTGACGTTCCGAAGTTGCTCGAATTCGCCAAAGTCGCTGCTGACAACCCGTACTGA
- a CDS encoding ArsR/SmtB family transcription factor → MGHGAAPAKDAVPRTRLDADSAARVATTLQALATPSRLLILSRLREGPCAATELAAEVGMEQSACSHQLRLLRNLGLVVGRRQGRSVIYALYDNHVAELLDQAVHHIEHLRLGLNDATDADGAEDPTSG, encoded by the coding sequence ATGGGTCATGGAGCAGCTCCCGCCAAAGACGCCGTCCCGCGCACCCGCCTGGACGCGGACAGTGCTGCCCGGGTGGCCACCACCCTCCAGGCCCTGGCCACCCCCTCCCGCCTGCTGATCCTCTCCCGCCTGCGGGAAGGCCCCTGCGCCGCCACCGAACTCGCCGCCGAGGTCGGCATGGAACAGTCCGCCTGCTCGCATCAGCTACGGCTGCTGCGCAACCTCGGCCTGGTCGTAGGCCGACGCCAGGGCCGTTCGGTGATCTACGCGCTCTACGACAACCATGTCGCCGAACTCCTCGACCAGGCCGTCCACCACATCGAGCACCTGCGCCTCGGACTCAACGACGCCACGGACGCGGACGGCGCGGAGGATCCCACGTCCGGCTGA
- a CDS encoding TIGR03943 family putative permease subunit: protein MNRQAQAALLFLLGATVLHAGLTDLHLRYVKAGLRPLLLLSGAVLVVTAAATVWYEWRGTHRRREQDRDQDREDGHGHGHREPRVAWLLALPVLALILVAPPALGSYSATHTGTALQKPFGFPDLPAGDTLRLGVGEYAARAVYDDGRHLGDRTIRLTGFVALDRAGTPQLVRMSLSCCAADAQPVKIALTGEVPPVLRPDAWLEVSGTYTPRRTKDPVNGGPVPYFEVTAAQPVPVPRDPYDEVWNG, encoded by the coding sequence CTGAACCGCCAGGCCCAGGCGGCTCTCCTCTTCCTCCTGGGCGCGACCGTGCTGCACGCGGGCCTGACCGACCTCCATCTGCGCTACGTCAAGGCGGGCCTGCGTCCGCTGCTCCTGCTGTCCGGCGCGGTACTCGTCGTGACGGCGGCGGCGACGGTCTGGTACGAGTGGCGCGGCACCCACCGAAGGCGCGAGCAGGACCGGGACCAGGACCGGGAAGACGGTCATGGTCACGGCCATCGGGAACCCCGGGTCGCCTGGCTCCTGGCCCTCCCCGTCCTCGCCCTGATCCTGGTGGCGCCGCCGGCCCTCGGTTCGTACAGCGCCACCCACACGGGCACGGCGCTGCAGAAACCGTTCGGGTTCCCGGACCTTCCCGCCGGGGACACGCTCCGCCTCGGGGTCGGCGAGTACGCGGCCCGCGCGGTCTACGACGACGGCCGCCACCTCGGCGACCGCACCATCAGGCTCACCGGTTTCGTCGCCCTGGACCGGGCCGGGACGCCCCAGCTGGTCCGGATGTCCCTCAGCTGCTGCGCCGCGGACGCCCAGCCGGTCAAGATCGCCCTGACCGGCGAGGTCCCCCCGGTCCTGCGGCCGGACGCCTGGCTGGAGGTCAGCGGCACCTACACCCCGCGCCGGACGAAGGACCCGGTCAACGGCGGCCCCGTCCCCTACTTCGAGGTCACGGCCGCCCAGCCGGTCCCGGTCCCGCGCGACCCGTACGACGAGGTCTGGAACGGCTGA
- a CDS encoding DUF433 domain-containing protein, which produces MSYEPKLAAALSGATLRQLSHWRRASGKQGALLVPEISDSRPILYSFRDVVALRACVKLRKETSLQKIRRAVDTLREDLGEREHLSAYALVAGPDTIYLAAPEQAVDLIRGGNVVIHQLVDVLAPFYKDGRHIPDLLKPRDHVAVDSAVRGGEPVIEGTRIPAAEVAALVRDGVPPDRVSDFYPGVSAAAARDAVDFSDYVDSYVDSSQQVAA; this is translated from the coding sequence GTGTCGTACGAGCCCAAGCTGGCCGCAGCCCTTTCCGGCGCCACGCTGCGACAGCTCTCTCACTGGCGCCGTGCCTCCGGTAAACAGGGCGCGCTCCTTGTGCCGGAGATCTCCGACTCACGTCCCATCCTGTACTCCTTCCGTGACGTGGTGGCCCTGCGGGCCTGCGTGAAGCTTCGCAAGGAGACGTCGCTGCAGAAGATCCGCAGGGCCGTGGACACGCTCCGGGAAGACCTGGGGGAGCGGGAGCATCTGTCCGCCTACGCTCTCGTCGCGGGGCCGGACACGATCTATCTGGCGGCGCCTGAGCAGGCAGTCGATCTGATCAGAGGCGGAAACGTGGTCATCCACCAGCTGGTGGATGTGCTTGCGCCCTTCTACAAGGACGGCCGTCACATCCCCGACCTGCTGAAGCCGCGTGACCACGTCGCCGTCGACTCCGCCGTACGCGGCGGTGAGCCGGTCATCGAAGGGACACGGATCCCCGCGGCCGAGGTGGCCGCACTGGTCCGGGACGGCGTTCCGCCGGACCGGGTCAGCGACTTCTACCCTGGCGTCAGTGCTGCGGCGGCACGTGACGCGGTCGACTTCAGCGACTATGTGGACAGCTACGTGGACAGCTCTCAGCAGGTCGCCGCTTGA